From Peptoanaerobacter stomatis, one genomic window encodes:
- the dxs gene encoding 1-deoxy-D-xylulose-5-phosphate synthase has translation MYKYLDRIKDAQDIKNIREDEMVFLARDIRKFLVNKVSKTGGHLSSNLGVVELTMAIHSVYDTSVDRVIFDVGHQSYVHKILTGRKEKFDTLRQLDGMSGFPKTSESIHDPFNTGHSSTSISAGIGMAMTRDLQNKDYNVISLIGDSSICSGLALEGINFLGHSKLDMLIILNDNEMSIDKSVGGIAKHLSKLRVNEKYRRLSKNVRGTISSLPFIGENAVNVIKNVKDNIKNITVPGALFNEFGINYYGPVDGHNYFEVVNALKEMKKIKGPKILHVITKKGKGYEFAENDPTTYHGVGKFDFTKKIEVSNKETFSDIAGKSLLKIFNKYDDTVAIAAAMIKGTGLDCLEKKFPKRVVDVGMEEENAVTMAAGMAISGIRPYVAIYSTFLQRAYDQILHDVCMQNLPVTFLIDRAGIVGEDGETHNGLYDISYLSSMPNIEIYSPKDAIEMEKMIDVLYGKNCPVAIRFPRGIIYNLGFDKNEQDVTAWEQLSYKGDSTILATGKMLNIALQAQELLKKEYNMDIKVINARRIRPVDNEIMDSILDDKYIFTMEDGIKTGGFSAIISDYVAEKTQNPKLKFFSFPDEPISHGNVDKIYERYGFTPEIISKKIYEIIK, from the coding sequence ATGTATAAATATCTGGATAGAATAAAAGATGCACAGGACATAAAAAATATAAGAGAAGATGAAATGGTATTTCTTGCCAGGGATATAAGAAAGTTTTTGGTAAATAAAGTATCAAAGACAGGAGGGCATCTGTCATCTAATTTGGGCGTAGTGGAACTTACTATGGCAATACATAGTGTATATGATACCTCTGTTGACAGGGTGATATTTGATGTAGGGCATCAAAGTTATGTTCATAAAATATTGACAGGACGAAAAGAAAAGTTTGATACATTAAGACAGCTTGACGGTATGAGCGGTTTTCCGAAAACTTCTGAGAGCATACACGATCCTTTTAATACAGGACACAGCTCTACATCTATATCGGCCGGAATAGGTATGGCTATGACAAGAGATTTGCAGAATAAGGACTATAATGTCATATCTCTTATAGGAGACAGTTCAATATGCAGTGGTCTTGCATTGGAAGGAATAAATTTTTTGGGGCATTCTAAGCTTGATATGCTCATAATTTTGAATGACAATGAAATGTCTATTGATAAGAGCGTAGGCGGAATAGCAAAACATTTAAGTAAGTTGAGAGTAAATGAAAAATATAGACGTCTGTCAAAAAATGTAAGAGGAACTATATCATCTTTGCCTTTTATAGGTGAAAATGCAGTAAATGTAATAAAAAATGTAAAAGACAATATAAAAAATATAACAGTGCCGGGAGCGTTATTTAATGAATTTGGGATAAATTACTATGGGCCTGTCGATGGACATAATTATTTTGAAGTTGTAAATGCACTCAAAGAGATGAAAAAAATAAAAGGACCTAAAATACTTCATGTAATAACGAAAAAAGGGAAGGGATATGAATTTGCGGAAAATGACCCAACAACATATCATGGAGTAGGAAAGTTTGATTTTACAAAGAAGATAGAAGTATCAAATAAGGAAACATTTTCAGATATAGCAGGTAAATCATTGCTGAAGATATTTAATAAATATGATGATACTGTTGCAATAGCGGCTGCAATGATAAAAGGTACAGGACTTGACTGTCTTGAGAAAAAATTTCCAAAAAGAGTTGTAGATGTGGGAATGGAAGAAGAAAATGCAGTTACAATGGCGGCGGGCATGGCAATATCAGGAATAAGACCTTATGTGGCTATATATTCAACATTTTTGCAAAGAGCATATGATCAGATATTGCATGATGTCTGTATGCAGAATCTTCCTGTTACTTTTCTGATAGACAGAGCCGGAATAGTAGGTGAAGACGGAGAGACGCACAACGGTTTATATGATATAAGCTATTTGTCAAGTATGCCTAATATAGAAATATATTCTCCAAAAGATGCAATTGAAATGGAAAAAATGATAGATGTATTATATGGAAAAAACTGTCCTGTTGCGATAAGATTTCCAAGAGGAATAATATATAATTTGGGCTTTGATAAAAACGAGCAAGACGTTACAGCGTGGGAGCAGTTGTCATATAAAGGTGATTCTACTATATTAGCGACAGGGAAAATGCTTAATATAGCTTTGCAGGCACAAGAACTACTAAAAAAAGAATATAATATGGATATAAAAGTTATAAATGCGAGGAGAATACGCCCTGTAGATAATGAAATTATGGACAGTATATTAGATGACAAATATATATTTACAATGGAAGACGGAATAAAAACAGGAGGTTTTTCAGCAATAATATCAGATTATGTAGCAGAAAAAACTCAAAATCCGAAACTCAAATTTTTCTCATTCCCGGATGAGCCTATTTCCCATGGAAATGTTGATAAAATATATGAAAGATACGGCTTTACACCGGAAATTATAAGTAAAAAAATATATGAGATAATAAAATAA
- a CDS encoding potassium/proton antiporter, giving the protein MVTSLLIGSLIIFLCVLINKFSSKVGIPTLVFFIFLGMMFGSDGIGKIYFDNYLMSENICVIALIFIMFYGGFGTNWNTAKKVVKESLHLSTLGVVGSALITGVICHFILKFSFWESLLLGSVIGSTDAASVFSILRSKKLGIKENTAPVLELESGSNDPFAYMCMIICVMILKGGVSSFEIAKTFVMQIVIGICCGLLIAKFTIEFLKRYKFDTEGFDQIFFVSVALFSYAFPTFFGGNGFLSSYFVGIILGNQKIKNKSSLIHFFDGITGLMQLIVFFLLGLLSLPSAIWSVKEEFFFVFLALTFVARPVAVFLLYSFEKVSLQKKILVSFCGLRGAASIVFAIMVLGSGLNVSFDIFHIVFGVVLLSIILQGSLIPYVTKKLNMIDENENILKTFSDYTEDIPVDYIRVKITENHPWIGKTVKDINLPPDLLIVSIQGKDGSILPKGDVVFRKDDCIALTAVRFNNNIEFDLSEMTITKESDYLGKKIQEISLEEQLIILIMRDDKPVIPKGDTIILEKDVLVLSQKK; this is encoded by the coding sequence ATGGTCACATCTTTGCTGATAGGTTCTTTAATTATTTTTTTGTGCGTACTTATAAATAAGTTTTCGTCTAAGGTAGGTATACCTACGCTTGTATTTTTTATTTTTTTGGGTATGATGTTCGGCAGTGACGGTATTGGAAAAATATATTTTGACAATTATTTAATGTCGGAAAATATATGTGTAATTGCACTTATATTCATAATGTTTTATGGAGGTTTCGGAACAAACTGGAATACAGCTAAAAAAGTTGTGAAGGAATCTTTGCATTTATCTACTTTAGGTGTTGTGGGTTCTGCCTTGATTACGGGAGTGATATGTCATTTTATATTAAAGTTTTCATTTTGGGAGAGTTTATTACTTGGTTCTGTAATAGGTTCGACTGATGCGGCATCAGTTTTCTCCATACTTCGTTCCAAGAAACTCGGAATAAAAGAGAATACTGCTCCTGTATTGGAATTGGAAAGCGGTAGTAATGACCCGTTTGCATATATGTGCATGATCATATGTGTTATGATATTAAAAGGTGGAGTATCTTCGTTTGAGATAGCAAAAACTTTTGTTATGCAAATTGTTATAGGTATATGCTGTGGTCTTTTAATAGCAAAGTTTACAATAGAGTTTTTGAAAAGATATAAATTTGACACAGAAGGATTCGACCAAATATTTTTTGTATCTGTGGCACTGTTTAGCTATGCTTTTCCTACTTTTTTTGGAGGAAACGGATTTTTGAGCAGTTATTTTGTAGGTATAATACTTGGTAATCAGAAGATAAAAAATAAGAGTTCATTGATACATTTTTTTGATGGAATAACAGGTCTTATGCAACTCATTGTATTTTTCTTGCTCGGTTTGCTGTCATTACCGTCTGCAATATGGAGTGTGAAAGAGGAGTTTTTCTTTGTATTTTTGGCACTTACATTTGTTGCCAGACCGGTTGCGGTGTTTTTGTTGTATTCGTTTGAGAAAGTGTCTTTGCAAAAGAAAATTTTGGTAAGTTTTTGTGGGCTTAGAGGTGCAGCATCAATAGTTTTTGCAATAATGGTGCTTGGCAGTGGACTTAATGTAAGTTTTGATATATTTCACATAGTTTTCGGAGTAGTTTTATTATCGATTATATTACAGGGGAGTTTGATACCTTATGTTACAAAAAAGCTGAATATGATTGATGAAAATGAAAATATACTAAAAACATTCAGTGATTATACTGAAGATATACCGGTTGATTATATAAGGGTGAAAATTACAGAAAATCATCCTTGGATTGGAAAAACCGTAAAAGATATAAACTTGCCTCCGGATTTGCTCATTGTGTCAATACAGGGGAAAGACGGTTCTATACTTCCTAAAGGCGATGTGGTATTTAGAAAAGATGATTGTATAGCATTGACGGCTGTAAGATTTAACAATAATATAGAATTTGATTTGAGTGAAATGACAATAACAAAAGAAAGTGATTATTTGGGTAAAAAAATACAGGAAATATCATTGGAAGAACAGCTTATAATATTGATAATGAGAGATGATAAGCCGGTAATACCTAAGGGAGATACAATTATATTGGAAAAAGATGTATTGGTATTAAGCCAGAAAAAATAA
- the groL gene encoding chaperonin GroEL (60 kDa chaperone family; promotes refolding of misfolded polypeptides especially under stressful conditions; forms two stacked rings of heptamers to form a barrel-shaped 14mer; ends can be capped by GroES; misfolded proteins enter the barrel where they are refolded when GroES binds), with product MAKEIKFSEEARKSLERGVNKLADTVKVTLGPKGRNVILQKSFGAPLITNDGVTIAKEIELEDAYENMGSELVKEVATKTNDIAGDGTTTATVLAQAIVREGLKNVAAGSNPILLRKGINKAVDIAVETLKKNSKTVENKESIAQVAAISAGDEQIGQLIADAMEKVGKDGVITVEESKSMGTNLNVVEGMQFDRGYVSAYMATDVEKMEAVLQDPYILITDRKISSIQDILPILEQIVQQGRKLVIIAEDVEGEALSTLVVNKLRGTFDVVAVKAPGFGDRRKEMLQDIAILTGGQVISDELGFDIKETSLEQLGKAATVKVTKENTTIVDGAGAQDKIVERVEQIKRQIEDTTSEFDKEKLQERLAKLSGGVAVIEVGAATETELKEKKLRMEDALNATRAAVEEGIVAGGGTALIEAMKAVEKEVEKETAEEKTGMQIVAKALQEPLKQIATNAGLEGAVIVENVKKSSTNEGFDALNEKYVDMIAAGIIDPTKVTRSALQNAASIAAILLTTESAVVEIKKDEPQMPMGGGMPGMM from the coding sequence ATGGCAAAAGAAATTAAATTTTCAGAAGAGGCAAGAAAATCATTGGAAAGAGGTGTCAATAAATTAGCTGACACAGTAAAAGTTACACTTGGGCCTAAAGGAAGAAATGTAATACTACAAAAAAGTTTCGGAGCACCGCTTATAACTAATGACGGTGTTACAATAGCCAAAGAAATAGAATTGGAAGATGCTTACGAAAATATGGGTAGCGAGCTTGTAAAAGAAGTTGCTACAAAAACTAATGATATAGCAGGAGACGGAACTACTACTGCAACTGTTCTTGCTCAAGCAATAGTAAGAGAAGGATTAAAAAACGTAGCTGCCGGTTCTAACCCTATACTACTTAGAAAAGGTATAAATAAGGCTGTAGATATTGCAGTGGAAACTTTAAAGAAAAATTCAAAAACAGTAGAAAATAAAGAATCAATAGCACAAGTAGCAGCAATATCAGCAGGTGATGAACAAATAGGTCAACTTATAGCAGACGCTATGGAAAAAGTAGGAAAAGACGGAGTAATAACAGTAGAAGAATCAAAATCTATGGGTACAAATCTTAATGTGGTTGAAGGTATGCAATTTGATAGAGGATATGTATCAGCATATATGGCAACAGATGTTGAAAAAATGGAAGCAGTTTTACAAGATCCGTATATACTAATAACAGATAGAAAAATAAGCTCAATACAAGATATACTGCCTATACTTGAGCAAATAGTACAACAAGGCAGAAAACTTGTAATAATAGCTGAAGATGTTGAAGGAGAAGCACTATCAACACTTGTAGTAAATAAGTTGAGAGGAACATTTGATGTAGTAGCAGTTAAAGCACCTGGATTTGGCGACAGAAGAAAAGAAATGCTACAAGATATAGCAATACTTACAGGTGGACAAGTAATATCAGATGAATTAGGATTTGATATAAAAGAAACTTCACTTGAACAATTAGGAAAAGCTGCTACTGTAAAGGTTACAAAAGAAAATACTACAATAGTTGATGGAGCAGGAGCTCAAGATAAAATAGTTGAAAGAGTTGAACAAATAAAAAGACAAATAGAAGATACAACTTCAGAATTCGATAAGGAAAAATTACAAGAAAGATTAGCAAAATTATCAGGTGGTGTTGCAGTAATAGAAGTAGGAGCAGCAACAGAAACAGAACTTAAAGAGAAAAAATTAAGAATGGAAGATGCACTTAATGCAACAAGAGCAGCAGTAGAAGAAGGAATAGTTGCAGGTGGAGGTACGGCTCTAATAGAAGCTATGAAAGCTGTAGAAAAAGAAGTAGAAAAAGAAACAGCAGAAGAAAAAACAGGAATGCAAATAGTTGCAAAAGCACTTCAAGAACCGTTGAAACAAATAGCTACAAATGCAGGTTTGGAAGGTGCAGTAATTGTAGAAAATGTTAAGAAATCATCAACTAATGAAGGTTTTGATGCGTTGAATGAAAAATATGTAGATATGATAGCAGCAGGAATAATAGATCCTACTAAGGTTACACGTTCAGCATTACAAAATGCGGCATCAATAGCAGCAATACTTCTTACAACAGAATCAGCAGTAGTAGAAATTAAAAAAGACGAACCTCAAATGCCAATGGGTGGCGGAATGCCGGGAATGATGTAG
- the groES gene encoding co-chaperone GroES: MKIRPLADRVVIKRLEAEEKTKGGIILTGSAKEQPQEAEVVEVGPGGVIDGKEIKMEVKKGDKVLFSKYAGTEVKIDGQEYTILRQNDILAVVE, from the coding sequence ATGAAAATAAGACCATTGGCTGACAGAGTAGTAATAAAAAGATTAGAGGCTGAGGAAAAGACTAAGGGAGGAATAATACTTACAGGAAGCGCTAAAGAGCAACCACAAGAGGCTGAGGTAGTAGAAGTAGGACCAGGTGGAGTGATTGATGGAAAAGAAATAAAAATGGAAGTTAAAAAAGGTGACAAAGTATTATTTTCTAAATATGCAGGTACAGAAGTAAAGATAGACGGACAAGAATATACAATATTAAGACAAAATGACATACTTGCAGTAGTTGAATAA
- a CDS encoding diguanylate cyclase domain-containing protein has product MYENIKKTEFSNISENNDDSLNSFFLKYPDFSFIHNMLPCGIFRCKNDKDLTLTYMNDGFLRLTEYTREELIRLYNNSFASIIYSEDLQNVVTESMNIKPSSIDIDMEFRIITKSGKLVWVLSKGMICQCSSNEYEYCSALVDITYQKKAMRLLTKKAEHDGLTNLYNRVTTQILIDNYLKYEVDNSKAVFFILDIDNFKTINDTYGHPYADTILVDIAKSLRSLYRSTDILCRVGGDEMIVFLKDIQSKDIAMDKANDLIKSIAEISKRRSTGLPITCSIGVSLYPNDGKTFDDLYKKADTALYYAKEEGKGQIFFYDALPKTYHYLNAETKHTHIDSKNMEPETEGDWLLWYSFNLLNDSDDIPGAINLILSLLGQKTGVDRVYIFEYAENHTRFRNTFEWCNEGIDSEMENLQALTIDSVKAIFDKFDETNGLLYCKDIEEFYPDPIYYVLKPQNITSVLQCELKNGGQRFGMLGFDECHGKKYWSLKLVDLLIKFSHLISVYLSNYRLKQYIQMEGNSRFPSL; this is encoded by the coding sequence ATGTATGAAAATATTAAAAAAACTGAATTCAGTAATATTTCTGAAAATAACGATGATTCTCTGAATAGTTTTTTTCTTAAATACCCTGACTTTTCTTTCATTCATAATATGCTTCCTTGTGGAATATTCCGCTGCAAAAATGATAAAGATCTCACTCTTACATATATGAATGACGGTTTTTTGAGATTGACTGAATATACACGCGAAGAATTAATTAGATTATACAACAACAGTTTTGCAAGTATAATATATTCCGAAGATTTACAAAACGTTGTAACAGAATCTATGAATATTAAACCTTCAAGCATAGATATAGATATGGAATTTAGAATTATAACTAAATCAGGCAAACTCGTATGGGTACTAAGCAAAGGTATGATATGTCAATGTTCCAGTAATGAATATGAATATTGCAGTGCGCTTGTAGATATAACTTATCAAAAAAAAGCTATGCGTTTGCTTACGAAAAAAGCCGAACATGACGGACTTACAAATCTATACAACAGAGTTACTACTCAAATTCTTATAGATAATTATTTAAAATATGAAGTAGATAACTCAAAAGCGGTATTTTTTATCCTTGATATTGATAATTTTAAAACAATAAATGACACATATGGTCATCCTTATGCTGATACCATATTAGTAGATATAGCCAAATCTCTACGCTCCTTATACAGAAGTACTGACATATTGTGTAGAGTCGGCGGAGATGAAATGATTGTATTTCTTAAAGATATTCAATCTAAAGATATAGCTATGGATAAAGCCAATGATTTAATAAAATCAATCGCTGAAATTTCAAAAAGGCGTTCTACAGGCTTACCGATAACTTGCAGTATAGGTGTATCACTATATCCAAATGACGGAAAAACTTTTGATGACCTATATAAAAAAGCTGACACAGCTTTATATTATGCCAAAGAAGAAGGAAAAGGACAAATATTTTTTTACGATGCTCTACCAAAAACATATCACTATTTGAATGCTGAAACTAAACATACACATATAGATTCAAAGAATATGGAGCCTGAAACTGAGGGAGATTGGCTACTTTGGTATTCGTTCAATCTTTTAAACGATTCTGATGATATACCCGGTGCCATAAATTTGATATTATCATTACTCGGTCAAAAAACCGGAGTAGACAGAGTATATATATTTGAATATGCAGAAAATCACACGAGGTTTAGAAACACGTTTGAATGGTGTAATGAAGGTATAGACTCTGAAATGGAAAATCTTCAAGCTCTTACTATTGATAGTGTAAAAGCTATATTCGATAAGTTTGATGAAACAAACGGCCTATTATATTGTAAAGATATTGAAGAATTTTATCCTGATCCTATATACTATGTATTAAAACCTCAAAATATAACCTCCGTACTCCAATGTGAGCTTAAAAACGGCGGTCAAAGATTCGGTATGCTCGGCTTCGATGAATGTCACGGCAAAAAATATTGGAGTTTAAAATTAGTGGACTTGCTGATAAAATTTTCCCATCTTATAAGTGTATATCTTTCAAATTACAGACTAAAACAATATATACAAATGGAAGGCAATTCAAGATTCCCTTCATTATAA
- a CDS encoding M20 family metallopeptidase, which yields MKKYFDLINDKELLDIFANAVKIPSINPPGKEKKMCEYVENLLKINDIEYEKIIVEEDRYDIVARIRGKSNENSIIFTGHMDVVPVSDEEMKRWSYEPFSATIKEGFLYGRGSSDMKSGLISAIYAMIVLKRNNIIPPNDIILVATIDEENYMKGSKALLNSKLISDAKYLVVCEPTDLKICNKGKGRTWADVYVKGKTAHGSQAGVGENAIYLAIRLIEKIKNTNFDEYSSDENGSSFWRTLAINAGVEPQVVPDKCTFTVDARLSVGHETSEVWQKLDELIQEVKSEVPDFDASYEIIDERHSWHTSEENNLIRLVKKGLDSINEKCELDIFAGSTDASVLIKNSLIPVIIGPGDLSVVHRENECIKIEQLYKACRLYMSMMITGII from the coding sequence ATGAAAAAATATTTTGATTTAATAAATGATAAAGAACTGCTTGATATATTTGCGAATGCTGTGAAGATACCGAGCATAAATCCACCAGGAAAAGAGAAAAAGATGTGCGAATATGTGGAGAATTTACTCAAAATAAATGATATAGAATATGAGAAAATAATTGTGGAAGAGGACAGATATGACATAGTTGCAAGAATAAGAGGCAAATCAAATGAAAACAGCATAATTTTTACAGGGCATATGGATGTTGTGCCGGTATCTGATGAAGAGATGAAAAGATGGAGTTACGAGCCTTTTTCAGCTACTATAAAAGAGGGTTTTTTGTACGGAAGAGGCAGTAGTGATATGAAAAGCGGGCTTATTTCAGCGATATACGCTATGATTGTACTTAAAAGGAATAATATTATTCCTCCAAACGATATTATCTTGGTAGCTACAATAGACGAAGAAAACTATATGAAAGGCTCAAAAGCACTATTAAATTCAAAGCTCATATCAGATGCGAAATATCTTGTAGTTTGTGAGCCTACTGATTTGAAAATATGTAACAAAGGAAAGGGGAGAACTTGGGCAGATGTATATGTAAAAGGCAAAACCGCTCACGGCTCTCAAGCAGGTGTTGGAGAAAATGCTATATATCTTGCTATAAGACTTATAGAAAAAATAAAAAATACTAATTTTGACGAGTATTCATCAGATGAAAACGGAAGCTCATTTTGGAGAACACTTGCAATAAATGCAGGAGTAGAGCCTCAAGTAGTACCGGATAAATGTACATTTACAGTAGATGCAAGACTTTCTGTAGGACACGAAACAAGTGAAGTATGGCAAAAATTGGACGAACTCATACAAGAGGTGAAAAGTGAAGTGCCGGATTTTGATGCAAGCTATGAGATAATAGACGAGCGTCACTCTTGGCATACAAGTGAAGAGAATAATTTGATAAGATTGGTAAAAAAAGGATTGGATAGTATAAACGAAAAATGCGAACTTGATATATTTGCAGGTTCAACAGATGCAAGCGTACTTATAAAAAACTCGCTTATACCCGTAATAATAGGACCTGGAGATTTGAGTGTAGTCCATAGAGAAAATGAATGTATAAAAATAGAGCAGTTGTACAAAGCGTGCAGATTATATATGAGTATGATGATTACAGGAATTATTTAG
- a CDS encoding endonuclease MutS2 has translation MYEKYIKTLEFDKIKSILHSYAVSDGAKKMIDSLMPSAKKEIISLYQKQTSEAQSIILTRGSIPFGAIYDIRLLSRKAQIGSVLDAKSLLKIGDTLRTARISKAYVEQFNDIPVIRSLSEEINIFKHIEDEIERSILSETEISDDASVDLRRIRRQINSEKQNIKNKLNEFVSSSKYSKILQDSVVTMRNERFVVPVKSENRADFPGIVHDTSSSGATMFIEPMAIVNMNNRLSTLKQEEHKEIERILAYLTSLVGEYCEDISHNCDILEQLDFIMAKGKLSVEMNAIEPKINDRKYIKLINARHPLIEKDKVVSSTIILGGEYSTLIITGPNTGGKTVTLKTLGLCSLMFQAGLHIPCDLESTICIFDNVFADIGDEQSIQQSLSTFSAHMTNIVYIMDNVGNNSLVLFDELGAGTDPIEGAGLAVSILETLKSKNILTVATTHYSELKNYALTQENVTNASVEFDINTLSPTYKLLIGVPGKSNAFEISKKLGLSEEIINSAKEHIKTDSIQMEDVISKLEKIRTDYEKKQEELQKELEDVKYIRLKLENKEQRQKEQNKKLIEDAKEKARKLIEDAKSEADIISKNLNKIKNSSDYKNIDRQMNELKTNINKYKEKYAKSKEELIAKSSKPLENINVGDIVYVNSFAKNAKVLSVDDAKDEVLIELGAIKMTVKKENLSTQEKIKEKKSTKAGKILTNKTKTAQTSVDLRGMDLETAILEVDKYIDNSYLAGLSEVTIIHGVGTLVLKKGLQSYLKKHKHIKSFRDGQYGEGGMGVTVATLK, from the coding sequence ATGTACGAAAAATATATAAAAACACTCGAATTTGACAAGATTAAATCCATACTGCACAGCTATGCCGTATCTGATGGAGCCAAAAAAATGATTGACTCTCTTATGCCGTCAGCTAAAAAAGAAATCATAAGCTTGTATCAAAAACAGACCAGCGAGGCACAAAGTATAATCCTCACAAGAGGCTCCATACCATTTGGTGCAATATACGATATAAGATTGCTGTCAAGAAAAGCGCAAATAGGCTCTGTTTTAGACGCAAAATCATTACTTAAAATAGGCGATACTCTAAGAACCGCAAGAATTTCCAAAGCATATGTAGAACAGTTCAATGATATACCTGTCATACGTTCACTATCAGAAGAAATAAACATATTTAAACATATAGAAGATGAAATAGAAAGATCAATCTTATCCGAAACGGAAATATCGGATGATGCAAGTGTAGATTTAAGGAGAATAAGAAGACAGATAAACAGCGAAAAACAAAACATAAAAAACAAATTAAATGAGTTTGTAAGCTCATCAAAATATTCAAAAATACTACAAGACTCTGTAGTTACAATGCGTAACGAAAGATTTGTAGTGCCTGTAAAATCTGAAAACCGAGCTGATTTTCCGGGAATAGTTCACGATACCTCATCATCAGGGGCAACAATGTTTATAGAGCCTATGGCTATAGTGAATATGAACAATCGCCTATCTACTCTCAAACAGGAAGAACACAAAGAAATAGAAAGAATACTCGCATATCTTACTTCATTGGTAGGAGAATATTGTGAAGATATATCACATAACTGTGATATACTCGAACAACTTGACTTTATTATGGCAAAAGGCAAATTATCCGTAGAGATGAATGCTATAGAACCGAAAATAAACGACAGAAAATATATCAAGCTAATAAATGCAAGACACCCACTCATAGAAAAAGACAAAGTTGTAAGCTCCACAATAATACTTGGAGGAGAATACTCCACACTAATAATAACAGGACCTAATACAGGTGGTAAGACTGTTACACTCAAAACTCTCGGACTTTGCTCACTTATGTTTCAAGCAGGGCTACACATACCTTGTGATTTGGAAAGTACAATTTGCATATTTGACAATGTGTTTGCAGATATAGGAGATGAACAAAGTATACAACAGAGCCTTTCAACATTTTCTGCACATATGACAAATATTGTCTATATAATGGATAATGTTGGCAACAATTCATTGGTGTTATTTGATGAACTCGGTGCAGGAACAGATCCTATAGAAGGAGCAGGACTTGCAGTATCCATACTTGAAACACTTAAAAGCAAAAATATTTTGACTGTAGCAACCACACACTACAGTGAGCTTAAAAATTATGCACTTACGCAAGAAAATGTTACAAATGCGTCAGTAGAATTTGACATAAACACATTATCACCAACATACAAACTCTTAATCGGTGTGCCCGGAAAATCAAACGCATTTGAAATATCAAAAAAATTAGGCTTATCTGAAGAAATAATAAATAGTGCCAAAGAACATATAAAAACAGACTCCATACAAATGGAAGATGTAATTTCAAAACTGGAAAAAATAAGAACGGATTATGAAAAAAAACAAGAAGAACTCCAAAAAGAATTAGAAGATGTAAAATATATACGCTTAAAACTGGAAAATAAAGAACAAAGACAAAAAGAACAAAATAAAAAATTAATTGAAGATGCAAAAGAAAAAGCGAGAAAACTAATCGAAGATGCAAAATCGGAAGCCGATATAATATCCAAAAATTTAAACAAAATAAAAAACTCCTCCGACTACAAAAATATTGACAGACAGATGAACGAGCTAAAGACAAATATCAACAAATACAAAGAAAAATACGCAAAATCAAAAGAAGAATTGATTGCAAAAAGCTCAAAACCGCTTGAAAATATAAATGTAGGTGATATAGTCTATGTAAACAGCTTTGCAAAAAATGCAAAAGTATTGTCAGTGGATGATGCAAAAGACGAGGTACTTATAGAACTTGGCGCTATAAAAATGACCGTAAAAAAAGAAAACTTATCAACTCAAGAAAAAATTAAAGAGAAAAAATCTACAAAAGCCGGAAAAATATTGACAAATAAGACAAAAACAGCACAAACCTCAGTAGATTTGAGAGGTATGGATTTGGAAACAGCCATACTTGAAGTAGATAAATACATCGACAACTCATATCTTGCCGGTCTGTCAGAAGTGACAATAATACATGGTGTAGGTACACTGGTATTAAAGAAAGGACTTCAGTCATACCTAAAAAAACATAAACATATAAAATCATTCCGTGACGGACAGTATGGAGAGGGGGGAATGGGTGTAACCGTAGCAACTTTAAAATAA